A single genomic interval of Streptomyces sp. 1222.5 harbors:
- a CDS encoding saccharopine dehydrogenase family protein, whose amino-acid sequence MRVLLVGAGGVGTAVTRIAARRGFLTRMVVADYDLSRAEAAVSALKERGDRFSARRLDASDEDGVRRLLTEERCDVLLNATDPRFVMSLFRAALATGAHYVDMAMSLSAPHAERPYEECGVKLGDDQFELAGHWAESGRLALVGMGVEPGLSDVFARYAADELFDEIEEIGVRDGANLTVEGYDFAPSFSIWTTIEECLNPPVVYERDRGWFTTAPFSEPEVFDFPEGIGPVECVNVEHEEVLLIPRWVDARRVTFKYGLGDDFIAKLKTLHELGLDSTAKVGVPGEGGAVRVSPRDVVAACLPDPATLGDRMTGKTCAGTWVKGTKDGAPREVYLYHVVDNQWSMDEYGSQAVVWQTAVNPVVALELLATGAWSGKGVLGPEALPPRPFLDLLTEYGTPWGLREQG is encoded by the coding sequence ATGCGAGTACTTCTCGTGGGCGCGGGCGGTGTCGGAACCGCCGTCACCCGGATCGCGGCCCGCCGCGGCTTCCTGACCCGCATGGTCGTGGCGGACTACGACCTGAGCCGGGCCGAGGCGGCCGTCTCCGCGCTGAAGGAGCGGGGAGACCGCTTCAGCGCCCGGCGCCTGGACGCCTCGGACGAGGACGGGGTGCGCAGGCTGCTCACGGAGGAGCGCTGCGACGTCCTGCTCAACGCGACCGACCCGCGGTTCGTGATGTCCCTGTTCCGCGCGGCGCTCGCGACGGGCGCGCACTACGTCGACATGGCCATGTCGCTGTCCGCCCCGCACGCCGAGCGCCCGTACGAGGAGTGCGGCGTCAAGCTGGGCGACGACCAGTTCGAACTGGCCGGCCACTGGGCCGAGTCGGGCCGGCTGGCGCTGGTCGGCATGGGGGTGGAACCCGGCCTGTCCGACGTCTTCGCCCGGTACGCCGCCGACGAACTCTTCGACGAGATCGAGGAGATCGGCGTCCGTGACGGGGCCAACCTGACCGTCGAGGGCTATGACTTCGCCCCTTCCTTCAGCATCTGGACCACCATCGAGGAGTGCCTGAACCCGCCGGTGGTCTACGAGAGGGACCGGGGCTGGTTCACCACCGCGCCGTTCAGCGAACCGGAGGTCTTCGACTTCCCCGAGGGCATCGGCCCGGTCGAGTGCGTGAACGTGGAGCACGAGGAGGTGCTGCTCATCCCGCGCTGGGTGGACGCGCGCCGGGTGACGTTCAAGTACGGCCTCGGCGACGACTTCATCGCCAAGCTGAAGACCCTCCACGAGCTGGGCCTGGACTCCACCGCGAAGGTCGGCGTCCCGGGCGAGGGCGGGGCCGTGCGGGTCTCCCCGCGGGACGTGGTCGCCGCCTGCCTGCCGGACCCGGCCACCCTGGGCGACCGCATGACCGGCAAGACGTGTGCCGGCACCTGGGTGAAGGGCACGAAGGACGGAGCTCCCCGCGAGGTGTACCTCTACCACGTGGTCGACAACCAGTGGTCGATGGACGAGTACGGCTCCCAGGCCGTGGTCTGGCAGACCGCGGTGAATCCGGTCGTCGCCCTCGAACTCCTCGCCACCGGCGCCTGGTCGGGCAAGGGAGTCCTCGGCCCCGAGGCCCTGCCGCCCCGCCCCTTCCTCGACCTGCTCACCGAGTACGGCACTCCCTGGGGCCTGCGCGAGCAGGGCTGA
- a CDS encoding MarR family winged helix-turn-helix transcriptional regulator, with protein MPKKLPQAEMAAADYAFYGLVWAGTVMTERVDRALTKAHDLPVSWFEVMLWLASSPDPVPASVLGNSTMLSRSQVSRVVDALQARGLVSRTPSARDARSVEISLTDEGHRLFERADATRREVLAPVFTDLLDEHDLEALGTVWRKLKADKERLAQDR; from the coding sequence ATGCCGAAGAAGCTGCCCCAGGCCGAGATGGCCGCCGCCGACTACGCCTTCTACGGGCTCGTCTGGGCCGGCACCGTGATGACCGAACGCGTCGACCGGGCCCTCACCAAGGCGCACGACCTCCCGGTGTCCTGGTTCGAGGTCATGCTCTGGCTGGCCTCCAGCCCCGATCCGGTGCCCGCGTCCGTCCTCGGCAACAGCACCATGCTCAGCCGCAGCCAGGTCTCGCGGGTGGTCGACGCCCTCCAGGCCCGCGGCCTCGTCAGCCGCACCCCGTCCGCGCGTGACGCACGGTCGGTCGAGATCTCGCTGACCGACGAGGGCCACCGCCTCTTCGAGCGGGCCGACGCCACCCGCCGTGAGGTCCTGGCGCCGGTGTTCACCGATCTCCTCGACGAGCACGACCTGGAGGCGCTCGGCACGGTGTGGCGGAAACTCAAGGCGGACAAGGAGCGGCTGGCGCAGGACCGGTGA
- a CDS encoding SDR family NAD(P)-dependent oxidoreductase: MSATPRTVLITGTSSGIGLAAAVAAARAGWRTVATLRDTTRADALRKAAAEAGVELDIRRLDVTDETSVTAAIDGVIADYGRLDAVVNNAGAGHLGTLENDSLADVRKVMEVNFFGVLSVSKAALPHLRAVGGRLITVTSVGGVVGQPFNEAYCAAKFAVEGYMESLAPVAGTLGVSVSVVEPGAVATEFVNNIGVDLEAGIDAGAYTDALRHYIDRTVEQFLDGTAQTPAGAAEAVMEALDAERPAFRIQTTDWARAFVGTKLADVDGSAVQSLTGSWVG, translated from the coding sequence ATGTCCGCCACCCCCCGCACCGTCCTCATCACCGGTACCTCCTCCGGTATCGGCCTGGCCGCCGCCGTGGCCGCCGCCCGGGCGGGCTGGCGCACGGTCGCCACCCTCCGCGACACCACCCGCGCCGACGCGCTGCGCAAGGCCGCCGCCGAAGCGGGCGTGGAGCTCGACATCCGCCGCCTCGACGTCACCGACGAGACCTCGGTCACCGCCGCGATCGACGGTGTGATCGCCGACTACGGCCGCCTGGACGCCGTCGTCAACAACGCGGGCGCCGGCCACCTGGGCACCCTGGAGAACGACTCCCTCGCGGACGTCCGCAAGGTGATGGAGGTCAACTTCTTCGGTGTGCTCAGCGTCTCCAAGGCCGCGCTGCCGCATCTCCGCGCCGTCGGCGGCCGCCTGATCACCGTCACCAGCGTCGGCGGTGTCGTCGGCCAGCCGTTCAACGAGGCCTACTGTGCCGCCAAGTTCGCCGTCGAGGGCTACATGGAGAGCCTTGCCCCCGTCGCCGGGACGCTCGGTGTGAGCGTGTCCGTCGTGGAACCCGGCGCAGTGGCGACCGAGTTCGTGAACAACATCGGCGTCGACCTCGAAGCCGGTATCGACGCCGGCGCGTACACCGACGCGCTGCGCCACTACATCGACCGCACCGTGGAGCAGTTCCTGGACGGCACCGCGCAGACCCCGGCCGGTGCGGCGGAGGCGGTCATGGAGGCCCTCGACGCCGAGCGGCCCGCGTTCCGGATCCAGACCACCGACTGGGCCCGTGCCTTCGTCGGCACCAAGCTGGCCGACGTCGACGGCTCCGCGGTGCAGTCCCTCACGGGTTCCTGGGTCGGCTGA
- a CDS encoding TetR/AcrR family transcriptional regulator: MGKAGTKGVSRADRERQIVDVALEEFGSKGYTGVSVAAVALRAGISKPLVYSYFDSKDGLYLACVHRVGGLLVDAVAAAGTRSGSAQHALDTLSAIFTAVEDCRYAWAVLYDPALPPAGETRDAVQFYRGRLAAMGAAGAAVLLSHAGHDDPLDHQLLDHVWQYTVAAVMRWWSDHPDQSAAEMTARCARLLTSLGAG, from the coding sequence ATGGGCAAGGCCGGAACGAAGGGCGTCTCCCGCGCCGACCGGGAGCGACAGATCGTCGACGTGGCGCTGGAGGAGTTCGGCAGCAAGGGCTACACGGGGGTGTCCGTCGCGGCCGTCGCGCTGCGCGCGGGGATCTCCAAGCCGCTGGTGTACAGCTACTTCGACTCCAAGGACGGCCTGTACCTCGCCTGCGTCCACCGGGTGGGCGGCCTGCTGGTGGACGCCGTGGCCGCCGCCGGGACGCGCAGCGGATCGGCGCAGCACGCGCTGGACACGCTGTCCGCGATCTTCACCGCGGTCGAGGACTGCCGGTACGCCTGGGCGGTGCTCTACGACCCGGCCCTGCCGCCGGCCGGTGAGACGCGCGACGCCGTGCAGTTCTACCGCGGGCGCCTCGCGGCCATGGGTGCGGCCGGCGCGGCGGTCCTCCTCAGCCACGCCGGGCACGACGACCCGCTCGACCACCAGCTCCTCGACCACGTCTGGCAGTACACGGTGGCGGCGGTGATGCGCTGGTGGTCCGACCACCCCGACCAGAGCGCGGCCGAGATGACGGCCCGCTGCGCCCGCCTGCTCACCTCGCTGGGCGCCGGCTGA
- a CDS encoding FAD-binding oxidoreductase, with translation MTRSWWGWGNAEDAVKGAELEALLERARMLMPGELADHEPPDIASLGLPAPRVTAPASLAGLCSADPCDRAAHAHGKAFRDVVRNLQGDLRHVPDLVARPRDEREVVDLLDWCTREGIAVIPFGGGSSVVGGVEPRFDGRPGVVTVDLERLDQVVEIDRTSRAARIQAGVFGPRLEDQLRPHGLTLRHFPQSFEFSTLGGWLATRAGGHYATLYTHIDDLVESMRVVTPSGVSASRRLPGSGAGPSPDRLFLGSEGTLGIITEAWMRVQRRPRWRARASVRFGEYAAAVAATRAIAQSGLNPANCRLLDAAEALLNAGADVGGGLLVLAFESADHPVHARLERALELCRDHGGQPSGITSGEAPGHAGGEPDGHSGAGSAAENWRSSFLRMPYQRDAMARHAVIAETFETACTWDRFDALHRAVTEAARQAMYEVTGTGVVTCRFTHVYPDGPAPYFGVYAPGRWGSMVSQWDHIKAAVSEAIETHGGTITHHHAVGRDHRPWYDRQRPGPFAAALTAAKTALDPAGVLNPGVLLPTP, from the coding sequence ATGACGCGTTCGTGGTGGGGCTGGGGCAATGCCGAGGACGCGGTGAAAGGCGCCGAACTCGAGGCGCTGCTCGAACGTGCGCGCATGTTGATGCCGGGGGAACTGGCGGATCACGAGCCGCCGGACATCGCCTCGCTCGGCCTGCCCGCGCCCCGGGTGACCGCGCCCGCCTCCCTGGCCGGCCTGTGCTCCGCCGACCCGTGCGACCGGGCGGCGCACGCGCACGGCAAGGCGTTCCGGGACGTGGTGCGCAACCTCCAGGGCGACCTGCGCCATGTGCCGGACCTCGTGGCACGGCCGCGCGACGAGCGCGAGGTGGTCGACCTCCTCGACTGGTGCACGCGCGAGGGCATCGCGGTGATCCCGTTCGGCGGGGGCAGTTCGGTGGTCGGCGGGGTCGAGCCGCGCTTCGACGGCCGCCCCGGCGTGGTCACCGTGGACCTGGAACGACTGGACCAGGTGGTGGAGATCGACCGGACGAGCCGGGCCGCCCGTATCCAGGCAGGCGTGTTCGGACCGCGATTGGAGGACCAGCTGCGCCCCCACGGGCTGACCCTGCGTCACTTCCCGCAGTCCTTCGAGTTCTCCACGCTCGGCGGTTGGCTCGCCACGCGCGCCGGCGGGCACTACGCGACGCTGTACACGCACATCGACGACCTGGTCGAGTCGATGCGCGTGGTCACGCCGAGCGGGGTCAGCGCGTCGCGGCGGCTGCCCGGCTCCGGCGCGGGACCGTCACCGGACCGCCTCTTCCTCGGCAGCGAGGGCACGCTGGGCATCATCACCGAGGCGTGGATGCGGGTGCAGCGACGTCCTCGGTGGCGCGCCAGGGCGTCGGTCCGTTTCGGCGAGTACGCGGCGGCGGTGGCCGCCACCCGGGCGATCGCGCAGAGCGGGCTGAACCCGGCGAACTGCCGCCTCCTCGACGCGGCCGAGGCCCTGCTCAACGCGGGCGCGGACGTCGGCGGCGGGCTGCTCGTCCTCGCCTTCGAGTCGGCGGACCACCCGGTCCACGCCCGACTGGAGAGGGCCCTGGAACTCTGCCGTGACCACGGCGGTCAGCCGTCGGGCATCACCTCGGGCGAGGCGCCCGGCCACGCCGGGGGAGAGCCGGACGGCCACTCCGGCGCCGGGTCCGCGGCGGAGAACTGGCGCTCGTCGTTCCTGCGCATGCCCTACCAGCGCGACGCGATGGCCCGTCACGCGGTGATCGCCGAGACGTTCGAGACGGCGTGCACGTGGGACAGGTTCGACGCACTTCACCGGGCGGTCACCGAGGCGGCCCGGCAGGCCATGTACGAGGTCACCGGCACCGGCGTGGTCACCTGCCGGTTCACCCACGTCTATCCGGACGGACCGGCGCCGTACTTCGGCGTGTACGCCCCCGGCCGCTGGGGGAGCATGGTGAGCCAGTGGGACCACATCAAGGCGGCGGTGTCCGAGGCGATCGAGACGCACGGCGGCACGATCACCCACCACCACGCGGTCGGCCGCGACCATCGCCCCTGGTACGACCGCCAGCGCCCCGGCCCCTTCGCCGCGGCACTGACGGCCGCCAAGACCGCCCTCGACCCGGCCGGCGTCCTCAATCCCGGTGTGTTGCTGCCGACCCCGTGA
- a CDS encoding family 78 glycoside hydrolase catalytic domain — protein sequence MAGQPTPPAPDASASKDRQPLSRRHFLGTGSALAVGALTAGTFGALSGRAQAAARPSDAEPVALSPARWIWYPEGDPRSDAPTGHRYFRTRFTVAEGEVTDAHLVVTGDDTVDVWLNGKPLAASPRVADSWRDSLYVDLRPAVTSGTNTLALACRNQGGPAGVIGRLRVQTAGGTADVVTDARWSAARTVTEGWEQPGSGDDGWSAARDLGAYGIAPWYSAVAAPDLSGASPLSVAARTVEHRTRPLGVDAAKPRFGWKLDSTAPQQRQAAYQIQVSSTADGTGDVWDSGRVASDRQVDLVYAGGHLAGLTRYFWRVRVWDTRGRASAWSDRQWFETGLPAAGDEWRAAFIGRPPGPDLSGAAWIWYPEGDPGAGRPVETRYFRRTFTVTGPPAGATLIVTGDDTADVWVNGVLVSASTRVTDSWKSAALVDVTAQLTSGANTIAIASRNSSQSPAGLIAKLTVTGGPTVVTDGSWKSYRDAPSGWEGTGYDDRSWPAVRVVAPYGGGPWGSNVRVVRPAPLLRGTFTVRRPVASARLLTTALGLHETRLNGARVGDDVLAPGWTDYTKRVQYQVFDVTERIRQGRNALGAWLGNGWYSGSLGFAGSQRYGTQPWYSAQLLLTFTDGTTQWVTTDGNWRTATGAITADDLYQGESYDARLHVDGWDAADFDDSGWAPATVRDGTAPHLVAQVDNGVTVQHEFRTVSVTQPKTGVWIFDLGQNFTGWNRISVRGAAGTTVTVRHGEVLDHDGTLYTANLRAAQATDRFTLAGTGDAETYEPRFTVHGYRYVELTGLPEGFTPDESTVTGRAAWTDAGQPGSFQTSEPLLDRLQHNIVWGERSNMLSIPTDCPQRDERLGWTGDIAAFCATSTFNLDTHTFFAKFADDLVDAQQSNGAFTDVAPAVINGSGTAGWGDAGTIIPYTLWQRFGDLTVADRHFSAMAKWVDYLRGTAGSDLIRNQQTYGDWLNVDDNTAQDVICTAFFARSARLVAHMAAATGRKAEATSYGRLADQVAAAFSARFVSGDGTVRGNTQTGYVLALAFELLPASLVQPAADKLAAKVTASGGHLSVGFLGVENLLPVLADHGHADTAYRILLQRGFPGWGYMIDHGATTIWERWDGIRADGSFNDPGMNSFNHYGLGSVGDFLYRYVGGLGPASPGYASLRIAPRPGGGLTSADCTYDTPFGTAASTWSVTGTQLTLRVTVPANTFAAVTVPTSRPQSITAPAQAVPTGSATYHVPAGSYTFTAPV from the coding sequence CAGCCGCTCAGCCGGCGCCACTTCCTCGGCACGGGATCGGCACTCGCCGTGGGTGCCCTCACCGCCGGAACCTTCGGCGCGCTCTCCGGCCGCGCCCAGGCGGCCGCCCGCCCGTCGGACGCCGAACCCGTCGCCCTGTCCCCCGCTCGGTGGATCTGGTACCCGGAAGGGGATCCGCGCAGCGACGCACCCACCGGGCACCGCTACTTCCGCACCCGGTTCACCGTCGCCGAGGGCGAGGTGACCGACGCCCATCTCGTCGTCACGGGGGACGACACGGTCGACGTGTGGCTCAACGGAAAGCCGCTGGCCGCCTCCCCCCGAGTGGCCGACTCATGGCGAGACTCCCTTTACGTGGACCTGCGTCCCGCCGTGACGTCCGGGACCAACACCCTCGCGCTGGCATGCCGGAATCAAGGCGGGCCGGCCGGCGTCATCGGGCGGCTGCGGGTCCAGACCGCCGGCGGCACGGCCGATGTCGTCACCGACGCCCGCTGGTCGGCCGCCAGGACGGTGACCGAGGGGTGGGAGCAGCCCGGCTCCGGCGACGACGGCTGGTCCGCCGCCCGGGACCTGGGCGCCTACGGCATCGCCCCCTGGTACTCCGCCGTGGCCGCTCCCGACCTCTCGGGCGCGTCACCGCTGAGCGTGGCCGCCCGCACCGTGGAGCACCGCACGCGTCCGCTCGGCGTCGACGCCGCGAAGCCGCGGTTCGGCTGGAAACTCGACTCGACGGCACCGCAGCAGCGGCAGGCGGCGTACCAGATCCAGGTCTCGTCGACGGCCGACGGCACGGGCGACGTGTGGGACAGCGGCCGTGTCGCGTCCGACCGGCAGGTCGACCTCGTCTACGCGGGTGGGCACCTCGCCGGCCTGACCCGCTACTTCTGGCGGGTACGCGTGTGGGACACCCGGGGCCGGGCGAGCGCCTGGAGCGACCGCCAGTGGTTCGAGACCGGGCTGCCGGCGGCCGGTGACGAGTGGCGGGCCGCGTTCATCGGCCGGCCTCCGGGACCGGACCTGTCGGGGGCCGCGTGGATCTGGTACCCGGAGGGTGATCCCGGGGCGGGACGCCCCGTCGAGACCCGGTACTTCCGGCGCACCTTCACGGTGACCGGCCCACCGGCCGGCGCCACGCTGATCGTGACCGGTGACGACACGGCGGACGTCTGGGTCAACGGAGTGCTGGTGAGCGCCTCGACACGCGTGACCGACTCGTGGAAGAGCGCCGCACTCGTCGATGTCACCGCCCAACTCACCAGTGGCGCCAACACGATCGCGATCGCGAGCCGGAACTCGAGCCAGTCCCCTGCCGGTCTGATCGCCAAGCTGACGGTGACCGGCGGTCCCACCGTGGTGACGGACGGCTCGTGGAAGTCGTACCGGGACGCGCCGTCCGGCTGGGAGGGCACGGGATACGACGACCGGAGCTGGCCGGCCGTACGGGTGGTCGCGCCCTACGGCGGTGGGCCGTGGGGATCGAACGTACGCGTCGTGCGGCCCGCGCCGCTCCTGCGGGGAACCTTCACCGTGCGCAGACCGGTGGCGTCCGCCCGGCTGCTGACGACGGCGCTCGGGCTGCACGAGACCCGGCTCAACGGTGCGAGGGTGGGCGACGACGTGCTCGCCCCCGGCTGGACCGACTACACCAAACGTGTGCAGTACCAGGTCTTCGACGTCACCGAGCGGATCCGCCAGGGGAGGAACGCGCTCGGCGCCTGGCTGGGCAACGGCTGGTACTCCGGCAGCCTGGGCTTCGCCGGCAGCCAGCGGTACGGCACACAGCCCTGGTACTCGGCACAGCTGCTTCTCACCTTCACCGACGGCACCACCCAGTGGGTGACGACCGACGGCAACTGGAGGACGGCGACCGGGGCCATCACCGCGGACGATCTGTACCAGGGCGAGTCCTACGACGCCCGTCTGCACGTCGACGGCTGGGACGCGGCCGACTTCGACGACAGCGGCTGGGCCCCCGCGACCGTACGGGACGGGACCGCGCCCCACCTGGTCGCCCAGGTGGACAATGGGGTCACCGTGCAGCACGAGTTCCGTACCGTGTCGGTCACCCAGCCGAAGACCGGGGTGTGGATCTTCGACCTGGGGCAGAACTTCACGGGCTGGAACCGCATTTCGGTCCGCGGGGCCGCCGGTACGACGGTCACCGTCCGGCACGGCGAGGTGCTCGATCACGACGGCACGCTGTACACGGCCAACCTGCGCGCCGCCCAGGCCACCGACCGGTTCACCCTCGCCGGCACCGGGGACGCGGAGACGTACGAGCCCCGGTTCACGGTCCACGGCTACCGCTACGTGGAACTCACCGGCCTGCCCGAGGGGTTCACACCCGACGAGTCGACCGTCACCGGTCGCGCGGCGTGGACGGACGCGGGACAGCCGGGCTCGTTCCAGACCTCCGAGCCCCTCCTCGACCGGCTCCAGCACAACATCGTGTGGGGCGAGCGCAGCAACATGCTCTCCATCCCGACCGACTGCCCCCAGCGGGACGAACGTCTGGGCTGGACGGGCGACATCGCCGCGTTCTGCGCGACGTCCACGTTCAACCTGGACACCCACACCTTCTTCGCCAAATTCGCGGACGACCTGGTGGACGCCCAGCAGTCCAACGGCGCCTTCACCGATGTCGCTCCCGCGGTGATCAACGGTTCGGGCACCGCCGGCTGGGGCGACGCGGGCACGATCATCCCCTACACGCTGTGGCAGCGCTTCGGCGACCTCACCGTCGCCGACCGACACTTTTCGGCCATGGCGAAATGGGTGGACTACCTGCGCGGCACCGCCGGCAGTGACCTGATACGCAATCAGCAGACCTACGGCGACTGGCTCAACGTCGACGACAACACCGCCCAGGACGTCATCTGCACCGCCTTCTTCGCCCGGTCGGCCCGGCTGGTCGCGCACATGGCCGCCGCCACCGGCCGCAAGGCCGAGGCCACGTCGTACGGGCGGCTCGCCGACCAGGTGGCGGCCGCCTTCAGCGCCCGTTTCGTCTCCGGCGACGGCACGGTGCGCGGCAACACCCAGACCGGCTATGTGCTGGCCCTGGCCTTCGAACTGCTCCCGGCGTCCCTGGTCCAGCCGGCCGCGGACAAGCTGGCCGCCAAGGTCACCGCGAGCGGCGGGCACCTCAGCGTGGGCTTCCTCGGCGTCGAGAACCTGCTGCCCGTGCTGGCCGACCACGGGCACGCCGACACCGCGTACCGCATCCTGCTGCAACGCGGCTTCCCAGGCTGGGGCTACATGATCGACCACGGTGCCACCACGATCTGGGAGCGCTGGGACGGCATCCGTGCCGACGGTTCCTTCAACGATCCGGGCATGAACTCGTTCAACCACTACGGCCTGGGCTCGGTCGGTGACTTCCTCTACCGGTACGTCGGCGGACTCGGCCCCGCGAGCCCCGGCTACGCCTCCCTGCGCATCGCTCCACGGCCGGGCGGGGGGCTCACCTCCGCCGACTGCACCTACGACACGCCCTTCGGCACCGCGGCGAGCACCTGGTCGGTGACCGGCACCCAGCTCACCCTGCGGGTGACGGTGCCGGCCAACACCTTCGCCGCGGTCACGGTCCCCACGTCCCGACCGCAGTCGATCACAGCCCCCGCCCAGGCCGTCCCGACGGGTTCGGCGACCTATCACGTGCCCGCGGGCAGCTACACCTTCACCGCGCCGGTCTGA